Proteins encoded by one window of Streptomyces uncialis:
- a CDS encoding sigma-70 family RNA polymerase sigma factor: MATRAVARRRSATGGADTASSVRAVGGEIADRDLVGMYLDEIARTPLLDAAKEVELSQTIEAGVYAQQILDGDVESEAVKKDGASREELEALIAAGEAAKDVFIRSNLRLVVAVARRYPRSGLPLLDLIQEGNAGLVRAVEKFDYRKGFKFSTYATWWIRQAITRSIADQSRTIRLPVHLVEELGRIRRVQREFNREKGREPEPQEIAAELGSTPERVVDVLDWARDPVSLNMSVDDQGDTQFGDLLEDTSAVSPEQSVLTLLRSEELDGLIGRLDQRTASIIKMRYGIDDGRERTLTEVGKEHGLTRERIRQIEKHALLELKRLARDTGFDAAA; the protein is encoded by the coding sequence ATGGCAACCCGTGCCGTCGCCCGTCGTCGGTCCGCCACTGGCGGTGCCGACACGGCCAGCAGTGTTCGCGCCGTAGGCGGCGAGATCGCCGATCGCGACCTGGTCGGCATGTACCTCGACGAGATCGCGCGCACGCCGCTGCTGGACGCAGCCAAGGAAGTCGAGCTGTCGCAGACCATCGAGGCTGGCGTCTACGCCCAGCAGATCCTCGACGGCGATGTCGAGAGCGAGGCCGTGAAGAAGGACGGCGCCTCCCGCGAGGAGCTGGAGGCACTGATCGCCGCTGGTGAGGCCGCCAAGGATGTCTTCATCCGGTCCAACCTGCGCCTGGTCGTCGCCGTTGCCCGTCGCTACCCGCGCAGCGGCCTGCCCTTGCTGGACCTGATCCAGGAGGGCAACGCCGGACTCGTCCGCGCGGTCGAGAAGTTCGACTACCGCAAGGGCTTCAAGTTCTCCACGTACGCGACCTGGTGGATCCGCCAGGCGATCACCCGCTCGATAGCGGACCAGTCGCGCACGATCCGGCTGCCCGTCCATCTCGTCGAGGAACTGGGGCGCATCCGCCGTGTCCAGCGCGAGTTCAACCGCGAGAAGGGCCGTGAGCCGGAGCCGCAGGAGATCGCCGCGGAGCTGGGTTCCACCCCCGAACGCGTGGTCGATGTCCTCGACTGGGCCCGTGATCCGGTCTCGCTGAACATGTCCGTGGACGACCAGGGCGACACCCAGTTCGGTGACCTCCTTGAAGACACCTCCGCGGTGTCTCCGGAGCAGTCCGTCCTCACACTGCTGCGCAGCGAGGAGCTGGACGGTCTCATCGGCCGCCTCGACCAGCGCACGGCGTCGATCATCAAGATGCGTTACGGCATCGACGACGGGCGCGAGCGCACGCTCACCGAGGTCGGCAAGGAGCACGGCCTCACTCGCGAACGGATTCGGCAGATCGAGAAGCACGCCCTGCTGGAGCTGAAGCGGCTGGCCCGGGACACCGGCTTCGACGCGGCGGCCTGA
- a CDS encoding MFS transporter has product MTSSTSPSERVPVPIPGTGAARVATGTSPATTGPGPAGDASGTGDPASDRRRWFALAIVMTAAFMDLVDVTIVNIAVPAIQRDEGASFSHIQWITAGYALAFAAGLVTGGRLGDIHGRKRIFLIGMTGFTVASALCGFAVNPDMLVASRILQGAMAALMVPQVLSIVHATFPAHERGKVFGLFGAVVGLGAVSGPLLGALLTQWNLFGLEWRPIFLINLPIGIVGLVLGSKFISESKAPRALKLDLVGVALVTLGLLMLLYPLTQGRELGWPLWGYASMAGAFVVFAALLAYERHKANKDGSPLIELSLFKVKSFAAGIAVQTVFGIGLGVYFLVSTLYMQLGLGWSILRAGLTGVPFSIAVSLAAGTSVQLLVPRFGRKVLQTGALTMAAGVLLYLWVADRYGMDITFWQMVLPLVVMGIGMGLIVAPLTDAILSEVPREHAGSASGLLNTVQQMGNALGLGLVSVVFFGVIDEHVAPSALGAEFVNGFQHALKYVVAVMVAIFGLMFLLPRKPGTGLEGGDGTEGHPSLAGPSTAATSDGTDATNAADDDTRGGRVLVH; this is encoded by the coding sequence ATGACCTCTTCCACATCCCCTTCCGAGCGGGTGCCCGTTCCGATTCCCGGTACCGGCGCGGCCCGCGTCGCCACCGGAACCAGCCCCGCGACGACCGGCCCCGGACCCGCGGGTGACGCGTCCGGAACCGGAGACCCTGCCTCGGACCGCCGCCGCTGGTTCGCGCTGGCGATCGTGATGACCGCCGCGTTCATGGACCTTGTCGACGTGACGATCGTCAACATCGCCGTCCCGGCGATCCAGCGCGACGAGGGCGCCAGCTTCAGCCATATCCAGTGGATCACCGCCGGCTACGCCCTGGCGTTCGCCGCCGGACTGGTCACCGGGGGACGTCTGGGGGACATCCACGGCCGCAAGCGGATCTTCCTGATCGGAATGACCGGCTTCACGGTCGCGTCCGCGCTGTGCGGCTTCGCCGTCAACCCGGACATGCTCGTCGCCTCCCGCATACTCCAGGGCGCGATGGCCGCGCTGATGGTGCCCCAGGTGCTGTCCATCGTCCACGCGACGTTTCCCGCGCACGAGAGGGGCAAGGTCTTCGGTCTGTTCGGCGCGGTCGTGGGCCTCGGCGCCGTCTCCGGCCCGCTGCTGGGCGCACTGCTCACCCAGTGGAACCTCTTCGGCCTGGAATGGCGCCCGATCTTCCTGATCAACCTGCCGATCGGGATCGTGGGCCTCGTCCTCGGCAGCAAGTTCATCAGTGAGTCGAAGGCGCCGCGCGCGCTCAAGCTGGACCTGGTCGGCGTCGCCCTGGTGACCCTCGGCCTGCTGATGCTGCTCTACCCGCTCACACAGGGAAGGGAGTTGGGCTGGCCGCTGTGGGGGTACGCGTCGATGGCGGGTGCGTTCGTCGTCTTCGCGGCACTGCTGGCGTACGAGCGGCACAAGGCGAACAAGGACGGATCGCCGTTGATCGAGCTGTCGCTGTTCAAGGTGAAGAGCTTCGCGGCGGGCATCGCCGTCCAGACCGTGTTCGGCATCGGGCTCGGTGTGTACTTCCTCGTCTCGACCCTCTACATGCAGCTCGGGCTCGGCTGGAGCATTCTGCGCGCCGGACTGACCGGGGTGCCCTTCTCGATCGCCGTGTCGTTGGCGGCCGGGACGTCCGTCCAACTGCTCGTCCCGCGCTTCGGACGCAAGGTGCTCCAGACCGGCGCGCTGACCATGGCCGCCGGCGTCCTGCTCTACCTCTGGGTGGCCGACCGGTACGGGATGGACATCACTTTCTGGCAGATGGTCCTGCCGCTCGTGGTCATGGGGATCGGCATGGGGCTGATCGTCGCCCCGCTCACCGACGCCATCCTGTCCGAGGTGCCGCGTGAGCACGCCGGGTCGGCGTCCGGTCTGCTCAACACCGTTCAGCAGATGGGCAACGCCCTCGGGCTGGGCCTCGTGTCCGTCGTCTTCTTCGGGGTCATCGACGAACATGTGGCGCCCAGCGCGCTGGGCGCGGAGTTCGTGAACGGCTTCCAGCACGCGCTCAAGTACGTCGTCGCGGTCATGGTGGCCATCTTCGGGCTGATGTTCCTGCTGCCGCGCAAGCCGGGGACGGGCCTGGAAGGCGGAGACGGAACGGAGGGACACCCGTCCCTCGCGGGTCCGTCCACGGCAGCGACATCCGACGGCACGGACGCCACGAACGCTGCCGACGACGACACGAGGGGCGGGAGGGTTCTCGTGCACTGA
- a CDS encoding helix-turn-helix transcriptional regulator, whose amino-acid sequence MTTDTPGRLLQLLSLLQTPREWPGGELSDRLGVSRRTVRRDIDRLRELGYPVRAARGAEGGYRLVAGKALPPLVLDDEEAVAIAVGLRAGAGHAVEGIEEASVRALAKLEQVLPGRLRHRVNVLQAATVPLTSGDGPTIATETLTVMASAVAGSERLRFGYRSGDGSESRRLTEPYRLVSTGRRWYLVAFDMERDDWRTFRVDRVIGTPLATGARFPPRELPSGSAAEFLRKRMRRQQRTYEFTVTFAASAESVAARLPSLYGTPEPLDDGNCVLRGATGDAPEWLAFRLAGADCDFTVGGPPELVATVAEMGARFTRAASPVADPPDEGDEGARAAR is encoded by the coding sequence ATGACGACGGACACACCAGGCCGACTGCTTCAGCTGCTGTCCCTGCTCCAGACACCCCGGGAATGGCCGGGCGGGGAGCTCTCCGACCGTTTGGGAGTCTCACGGCGGACCGTACGCCGGGACATCGACCGACTTCGCGAGCTCGGCTATCCGGTGCGCGCGGCGCGGGGCGCGGAAGGCGGATATCGGCTGGTCGCCGGCAAGGCACTGCCGCCACTGGTCCTGGACGACGAGGAGGCGGTGGCCATCGCGGTGGGCCTGCGCGCCGGGGCCGGACACGCGGTCGAGGGTATCGAGGAGGCGTCCGTCCGCGCGCTGGCGAAGCTGGAGCAGGTACTCCCGGGGCGCCTTCGGCATCGGGTGAACGTGCTCCAGGCAGCCACCGTGCCCTTGACCAGCGGGGACGGCCCCACCATCGCGACGGAGACACTGACCGTGATGGCCTCGGCGGTCGCGGGCAGCGAGCGGCTGCGTTTCGGGTACCGCTCCGGGGACGGCTCCGAGTCGCGGCGGCTGACGGAGCCGTACCGGTTGGTGTCGACGGGACGCCGCTGGTACCTCGTGGCCTTCGACATGGAGCGGGATGACTGGCGGACGTTCCGGGTCGACCGGGTGATCGGCACGCCGTTGGCCACCGGCGCGCGCTTCCCCCCGCGGGAACTGCCGTCAGGGAGCGCGGCGGAGTTCCTGAGGAAGCGGATGCGCCGCCAGCAGCGGACGTACGAGTTCACGGTGACGTTCGCGGCCTCCGCGGAGTCGGTCGCGGCACGGCTGCCAAGCTTGTACGGCACACCTGAGCCGTTGGACGACGGGAACTGTGTCCTGCGCGGCGCCACCGGTGACGCCCCTGAGTGGTTGGCGTTCCGGCTGGCCGGGGCGGACTGCGACTTCACCGTTGGTGGTCCGCCCGAGCTGGTGGCGACGGTGGCGGAGATGGGCGCGCGGTTCACCCGGGCGGCGAGCCCGGTCGCGGACCCACCCGACGAGGGGGACGAAGGGGCGCGGGCAGCCCGATGA